In a single window of the Rhopalosiphum padi isolate XX-2018 chromosome 1, ASM2088224v1, whole genome shotgun sequence genome:
- the LOC132925829 gene encoding LOW QUALITY PROTEIN: GATA zinc finger domain-containing protein 14-like (The sequence of the model RefSeq protein was modified relative to this genomic sequence to represent the inferred CDS: deleted 1 base in 1 codon), which translates to MFPQSVSARKIMIFSVALIVAAVASFAGGEPMNTCVLQKNTIVEEYKLSTLEHIFGETLLTESNGNIYVISICRHVPEMYYDARKMTGAIKLTADGNTIDLGHIDQSNIIVNENSIVLTYTGGDRDRYAEDTCKGLRWKTYLTFICDPSINNDILTLIDEDPEQPEICQVWFEVKTSKTCNWHPNIPLAVLEKDFSTRENLTTKFEEWRTDHEKYNVKESTNSNKMPLQKNVSDHKIFNFNNNNKSIINENDNTGKENKTNNEEIKKGNSTQIISKTQKKQSDIENKDNYLKKYEKSFYEKIEKEETKGGHSNINEDKMLVDHENNDTYSNNDLENKFTNFKFNNTVSGTSYNNEYSYPRKNETILHYNNLKKYINQNKNSEGKNENSVINELTKNDQNKDGQLNQYVPKMEKNSTRNTFEKKRSNKKMNDSEEDKKPLDNEKKFNQDYSKKSNLNNDTNNKTLNLVNGDKNNTIDERKIVDISNQSQSKNNKSIIYDNNKVPGNIVNENQTQNKNKNSEGKNENSVINELTKNDQNENSQLNQYVPKMEKNSTQNTFEKKKSNKKMNDSEKNKKPSDNEKKFNQDYSKKSNLNNDTNNKTSNSVNGDKNDTIDERKIVDISNQSQSKNNKSIIYDDNKVPDNVVNENQTQNQNQNLESNPFQEVDSKTVIKNKTINGIITPRVDSKNKSTDSEDLHVDTNNINVTKHNTSDDDKIIDMNEKNKMKNNYFKPKENGPSNTNESGEVNGSSTELPIDTSTFYESNNIKTNNISKQNGTIINHIDNVNKNIQPEQLEPEPEPSANLSDNNESDDLKTTEDSTNQSENSFSFSKIFGSESTAKIIGSIVSLISIAGAAGVAGTAINRFYYKKTGTDQIPFKGTFRSIKNFITNLFCCCHVSGDDLEAQNSTNEKTPLLQPKFNTSSPLVVDEKSQKSKKRDKKSYDVEQQKSDGTDNDDSSQQKSNNEYGSITNEKKSLAKNVEEKLLNIENNLQGKSIKDSLCGKMNTILTEKLKPTINGILENVGKKVESNEEIKKNLDIISKDAAMISKLVNNEQSIKITDDINVEIKPENKNSQLNNDKKQGLNFEENNENDVHNIIEISTNVDVEKSQNKVSLNEIETRNAVVQEHINSKTIGESQQSKNVTPVSEVSISKASVPDLQQIETIKQASDMNTTSTLDSTTKELIENVYDKKDVVTENKIEKLVETVVTPHTETAMKINESKLKFLGFEKEDKNVENVVVNKSIVSENNEENEEEVEVIEEIVYVDGADGAEDEEIIEEIIETTTVEDLPDTLDESGSGHTKVTVHTTRKISSSSLPGEVKTIEETVVTDGVSENEKKSHGFQFGIGKSGVSMSVGDKKLEIGMPKLSRSKSKSPKNVEDDEPDKRNTKSPEKSRKSISMPKIFKRSISQPSDRDIPEAEGEPQLDAAPNRKTSQPSAGLLIFGKSRSKSSLILDAVDIDVNTGVVSDFIDNERSASRISNTGLGEFDITAGDGDVGTTVTVRKTSTTTSKGIDTLSGIDTIGKLTTGLPSGSVTVQQSTKSADTKSNAKTKREKKEKTKLTTLTRPF; encoded by the exons ATGTTTCCTCAATCTGTTTCCGCTCGAAAAATCATGATTTTCTCCGTCGCACTTATTGTAGCCGCTGTAGCATCTTTCGCCGGTGGCGAACCCATGAACACGTGCGTACTCCAGAAAAACACAATCGTTGAAGAATATAAATTGTCTACTTTGGAACATATTTTCGGTGAAAC TCTTTTAACTGAGTCAAATggcaatatttatgttatatcaaTTTGCCGCCATGTACCGGAAATGTATTATGATGCCAGAAAGATGACTGGTGCTATTAAATTGACGGCCGATGGGAACACGATCGATCTTGGACATATTGACCAATCCAATATCATCGTTAACG AGAATAGTATTGTGCTTACATACACTGGTGGTGATCGAGACAGATATGCAGAAGACACTTGCAAAGGTCTCCGATGGAAAACGTATCTGACGTTCATATGTGATCCGTCTATAAACAAC GATATTTTAACATTGATTGACGAAGATCCAGAACAACCTGAAATATGTCAAGTGTGGTTTGAAGTAAAAACATCTAAAACATGTAACTGGCATCCAAATATACCATTAGCCGTTTTGGAAAAAGATTTTTCTACTCGTGAAAATCTGACAACCAAATTTGAAGAGTGGAgg actGATCATGAAAAATACAATGTGAAGGAGTCAACTAATTCCAATAAAATGCctttacaaaaaaatgtgtctgatcacaaaatatttaatttcaacaacaacaataaatcaattattaacgaAAATGACAATACTggtaaagaaaataaaacaaacaacgaggaaattaaaaaaggaaattcaactcaaattatttcaaaaactcaGAAAAAACAATCagatattgaaaataaagataattatttaaagaagtATGAAAAATCATTTTACGAGAAAATTGAAAAGGAGGAAACTAAAGGAGGTCATTCAAACATAAATGAAGACAAAATGTTAGTAGATCATGAGAACAATGATACTTATTCAAATAATGatttggaaaataaatttactaatttcaaatttaataatactgtttCTGGTACAtcgtataataatgaatatagttATCCTAGAAAAAATGAAACTATCTtgcactataataatttaaaaaaatatataaatcaaaataaaaactcagaaggtaaaaatgaaaattcggTTATAAATGAATTAACAAAAAACGATCAAAATAAGGACGGTCAATTAAATCAATATGTTccgaaaatggaaaaaaattcaacacgaaatacatttgaaaaaaaaagatcaaaTAAAAAGATGAACGATTCCGAAGAAGACAAAAAGCCTTtagataatgaaaaaaagtttaatcaagattattcaaaaaaatcgaatttaaataacgatactaataataaaactttgaaCTTGGTCAACggagataaaaataatacaatcgaCGAAAGAAAAATAGTTGATATTTCAAATCAAAGCCAATCGAAAAACAATAAATCGATTATTTATGACAATAACAAGGTACCAGGCAATATAGTTAACGAAAATCAaacgcaaaataaaaataaaaactcagaaggtaaaaatgaaaattcggTTATAAACGAATTAACAAAAAACGATCAAAATGAGAACAGTCAATTAAATCAATATGTTccgaaaatggaaaaaaattcaacacaaaatacatttgaaaaaaaaaaatcaaataaaaagatGAACGATtccgaaaaaaacaaaaaaccttcagataatgaaaaaaagtttaatcaagattattcaaaaaaatcgaatttaaataacgatactaataataaaacttcGAACTCGGTCAACGGAGATAAAAATGATACAATCGACGAAAGAAAAATAGTTGATATTTCAAATCAAAGCCAATCGAAAAACAATAAATCGATTATTTATGACGATAACAAAGTACCAGACAATGTAGTTAACGAAAATCAAAcgcaaaatcaaaatcaaaatctgGAATCCAATCCATTTCAAGAAGTTGATTCAAAAACTGTAATCAAAAACAAAACGATCAATGGTATAATAACCCCTCGCGTTGACTCTAAGAATAAATCAACGGATAGTGAAGATTTACATGttgatactaataatattaatgtaacaaaacataatacaagtgatgatgataaaattatcgacatgaatgaaaaaaataaaatgaaaaataattattttaagccaAAGGAAAATGGTCCATCAAATACAAATGAATCTGGTGAAGTAAATGGTTCGTCTACTGAATTACCAATCGACACGTCGACGTTTTatgaatctaataatattaaaacaaacaatatatcaaaacaaaacggtacaattataaatcatatcgACAACGTTAACAAAAACATACAACCAGAACAACTGGAACCAGAACCGGAACCTAGTGCAAATTTATCGGATAATAATGAAAgtgatgatttaaaaacaacCGAAGATAGTACGAATCAATCAGAAAATAGctttagtttttcaaaaatcttTGGTAGCGAATCCACAGCTAAGATAATTGGAtcaat AGTTTCATTAATATCTATTGCCGGTGCTGCTGGAGTTGCTGGAACAGCcataaatcgtttttattataaaaaaactggTACAGATCAAATACCCTTCAAAGGAACGTTCCGGTCAATTAAA aattttataacaaatttattttgttgctGTCATGTTTCTGGTGATGACTTAGAAGCGCAAAACTCTACGAATGAAAAAACACCTCTTTTACAACCTAAATTCAATACTTCGTCACCGCTAGTTGTAGATGAAAAGTCTCAAAAATCCAAAAAGCGCGATAAAAAAAGTTACGACGTGGAACAACAAAAAAGTGATGGCACCGACAACGACGATAGTAGTCAACAGAAAAGTAATAATGAATATGGCAGTATAACGAATGAAAAGAAATCGCTTGCGAAAAATGTCGaagaaaaactattaaatattgagAATAATTTGCAAGGAAAATCTATAAAAGATTCTTTATGtggaaaaatgaatacaatactcactgaaaaattaaaacctACAATTAACGGTATTCTTGAAAATGTGGGGAAAAAGGTTGAATCAAATGAAGAAATTAAGAAGAACTTAGATATTATATCTAAAGATGCAGCAATGATATCCAAATTAGTAAACAACgaacaatcaataaaaattactgatgacataaatgttgaaattaaaccagaaaataaaaattctcaattaaataatgacaaaaaacAAGGTTTGAACTTcgaagaaaataatgaaaatgatgttcataatattattgaaatcagTACAAATGTCGATGTagaaaaatcacaaaataaagTATCTTTAAACGAAATTGAAACACGCAATGCCGTAGTACAAGAACATATCAATAGTAAAACGATTGGTGAATCGCAACAGTCTAAAAACGTTACGCCTGTGAGTGAAGTTAGCATCTCAAAAGCGTCTGTACCGGATCTTCAACAAATTGAAACGATTAAACAAGCGTCCGATATGAATACAACGAGTACATTAGATAGTACAACCAAagaattaattgaaaatgtatatgacAAAAAGGATGTTGTTACGGAAAATAAGATTGAAAAACTTGTAGAAACCGTCGTAACGCCGCACACAGAGACTGCGATGAAAATAAatgaatcaaaattaaaattcttaggGTTCGAAAAAGAAGATAAAAATGTCGAAAATGTGGTAGTCAACAAATCCATTGTATCTGAAAATAATGAAGAAAATGAAGAGGAAGTTGAGGTCATTGAAGAAATTGTATACGTAGACGGTGCTGACGGGGCCGAGGATGAAGAAATTATCGAAGAAATAATAGAAACTACTACAGTTGAAGATTTACCGGACACGTTGGACGAATCTGGTTCGGGGCACACCAAGGTTACAGTCCACACAACTCGTAAAATATCGTCATCTTCGTTGCCCGGAGAGGTGAAAACTATCGAAGAGACTGTGGTCACCGATGGTGTATCAGAGAATGAGAAAAAATCTCATGGTTTCCAGTTTGGTATTGGGAAATCCGGAGTCAGCATGAGTGTCGGCGATAAAAAGTTGGAAATTGGTATGCCCAAGCTGAGCCGCAGCAAAAGTAAATCACCGAAGAACGTAGAAGACGACGAGCCTGATAAACGGAACACGAAGTCTCCGGAAAAGTCCAGGAAGTCTATTTCGATGCCCAAAATATTTAAGCGATCTATTTCTCAACCATCGGACCGTGATATCCCTGAAGCTGAGGGTGAGCCACAGTTGGACGCTGCGCCTAATAGAAAAACCTCCCAGCCAAGTGCCGGCTTATTGATATTTGGAAAGTCGCGGTCTAAATCTTCGCTAATCCTTGATGCGGTTGACATCGATGTGAACACGGGTGTGGTGTCAGACTTCATCGATAATGAACGGAGTGCGTCTCGTATATCGAATACAGGATTAGGTGAATTCGACATAACCGCAGGCGATGGAGATGTTGGCACCACGGTGACTGTACGTAAAACGTCCACAACAACTTCTAAAGGAATAGATACTTTGTCGGGCATAGATACCATCGGAAAGTTAACTACAGGTTTACCGTCAGGGTCGGTTACAGTCCAGCAATCGACCAAGAGTGCTGACACAAAGTCAAACGCTAAAACAAAAcgtgaaaaaaaagaa aaaacgaaaTTAACGACATTAACGCGGCCATTTTAG